aatatctatgaacctagaaaaactaaaacgacctacaatttgaaatggacaGAATATGTTTCGTAAAAGAAGAATCATCTCTTTACCTTCCTTAATTGAACGTACCCAGTGATAGGAATTTTACCTTGCCAGGGAGGGCGTCACCTTGGAGGAGCAGGGCGTGGCCTTCCAATGAGCAGGAGGCTGTACGGGCGCCGCCTCCTTGGACCGGTCGCAGCGTCTGCAGGAGGACGgacggccgggatctggcaCGGACGGCAGGGAGGCGGCGAACCGGCGGGAGATGGATGGGAGCCGGTGAAGGAGGTGGGCGCACGTCCGTAGAGGGGAGGCGCGGAAGGTCTGTGCGTGTGTGCGCGCGGCGGGAGGGGGGGCCGCGCCTGTTTAGTTTTTACCTAGACCTTGAATCTCGAAACGGATCCGAATTCGGCCCACAAACCAAACGGACCGGCCTCTTTCGACTTATCCTTCTCGCCAACCGACGCGCCACGGCAAAGATTGAAGATTGCCATCTTACTTGGGTGGCAGGCCATATACAACTTCTTAGATTTTGGGGGCCATTATCGGGCGATCATTCGCTGCTGCATGGTTGCGACGAACGATCGTCGTTAGTAGCCAGCAGCGCGCGTGCATATGCAGCAGCTGCAACGAATACTATTCTCTGTGCATACGTTCGCTACTACTAGTCGCTTCTGTAACCAGCTGTCTGTCTCTTTCCCTCGGTCAAGTTTATGATCCGTTCCTGGTTCCCTTGTCAGGCTTCAATCTGTGCAATATGTGCCTCAAGCTTATATCTATTCCCTCAGTTCTATTGTACTCGTGATTTCTCTTTCGGGACAACGGGTGTGTGAGTGAATGAATTTGACATACATATGAATGTAGAAACTGCTATTTTAAATGATATTTTTATAAGTTTATAGGTTAATCATTTACCATTTGTgtttaggaaaaaaaagctATTCGAACAGGATAAATGCCGCATGCTACCAACAGAAACCATGCGAAACCcttttatattaaaattgaatatcataaaaataaagagtaaggaaataaaaagaaaaataagattatCGCTATGTTAAACATAAAGACAAGCTGCTTGTCCATTTTCTGTATGAAAGACGAGCATGATTTCAGCAGACACGTAGAGAGAAAGTCCATTCCTCAATGATATTctgaaaaaaaggaagaaagaagtgTGACTCAATGGTAAAAATACATGGATTTCAAAAGAATTTGTATATCAAGAACTTCCTATCCAAACTTTTATCTACCTTATTCTTAGTTTCAACACTATATACATCTAAAATTTTAACCTGCAGATCAAGAACTTCCTATTTGATcttttaaaacttttaaatcATGTGAGTGTAGTTAAAACTTTCAATAAGAATTAACAAAACTTTCTAATTGGTGTATAAAAACATTGACCCTACCTATATATAACTTTGTATATCAAACATCTCTGATATCCATTATGTAGATTAACTAACCTTTTGTCCACATCAAGTCTCTTTGCAAGCCAAACAGATATAGACCTTGGAGCTTGGGACTGCTGCTAAAACTCTGCGTAATCAGGGGAAAAGAAATGAGAAATCCAAATAAATATATATCAGGTACATCAAAAAATACATTAGCACTGAAAAATCAGCAGCTTTATACTGGcatattttaaaatttgtattcTCAGCTACAAAACTCTATATTGGCATGCCATAAACTTCTACTCAAACAAACCCCAAACTTTGTGCCATTAATTTAGGAACTTTATTAGAATGTCATATAAACTATGTACTCTCATATTCTAAACTTTGTAATTTGAAACTTTGCACTccaaaaatctgaaattttgtAACGGCAAGTTTCCAACTTTTTCATCTCATATCTAATATTTTGTACTCTAAGATTCAATACTTCATACTCTTAGATCCAAAAAGGGGaactaaaaaaaattacataCATGTTTAGTATTCTTTTTTATCTACAAGAGTATCATACTTCTCATTAAATGGATGAGTCAACAGATAGTAAGAATTAATTAATAATAAATAAGGTGAGCATATAGGTAGGAAACCTACTTTTCTGCTTATCAATACCATCTtgcaaaaattattttttccttGTTTACAAGCAATCTATTACAAGCACAGAGATATGCACATGGTATGTGAGCTGACTAGTCATAAAGCTCTACAGCTACACTACCAAATAGTTGACTGAACATGCATATATCCCCACTGTCAGCAGCATGAACAAAGTTACTCCATTTATGGGCAATAGTTTATAGCTCATCTTCATTGTTTACACATTTTAACCAACATGTCTAAAAATTTATACCTAGATTTATAAATCTTTGGAATCTCATATCCTAAACTTTGTATTATGTTTCAAAAACTTCCAATTAACAAATAATAAAGGTTATAATTATATTAGGAAATCTTTTATATCACATATCCAAAACTTTCTACCTTCTAACTTTCAATTCAAATATTCCAAACTTCATAATTAGATATCAGAAACTTACAAACTGCATATACTCAACTTTCTACATCCATAGCTTCCAATTTACATATTTAGAACTTCACACTCAAATTTTAAAAACTTTCGAATCCCGTACATGATTCTTTCTACATCCTGTCTTTCAATCAACGTATTGAAAACTATATATTACAATTTTAAAGGTTAAAATTCACAATTGTTTCTACATCTCGTTATCTGCACATTCAAGCATTTTACTTCTAGATCCAAAACTTTGCACTCGGAATATGGGAATTTTCTACTAGCATATTATAAACTTTGCACTTCAGATCCCAAACTTAGTAATTTTAAACTTTGAACTTCAAATTTAGGGACTTTGTACTAGCACATTTTAAACTTTGTAACAACAAATCTAATGCTTTGTACTCACATAATTAATACTTTGTACTATTAGATCTCATACTTTATGAAAACTTTGTAATTCTCTAACTTTCAAGTGATAGATAGGAAATATTGTGTTGCGAATATAGAAACTTTTAAGATATATACCGAAAACTCTTAGGTTGTATGCTGAAACCTTATTACTAAGATACTAAAAACTTTTAAATTGCATACAAAATATTCCTCCGGTATTATTTTCAATGTTTCCGGTACCTATAAAACAAGAAGTGTAACTAGCAAGTAGTTTCCATTTACCAAAAGTCGTTTTCTCTAAACTAGAGATGATTAAAATCACTGCAATTGCACTTTTAGTATGTGTTGCATAACTTCAATGCACAAAATGACACTCAACCAAGATTTTATCCAATATTTATACACCAATCAACTTTATCTAAACATTTAGAGGTGTCAGgaatgcacaaacataaaaTAGGCTCGAAACTACATCTCAACATTCAAAAATTCAGAACTTTAAGCATAGAAATTCAAATATTTATAGTTTAAACCCATCGGCTAAAAAACTTAACACCTACAAGTTCGAAACTTCCAcacttgaaaaaaaattaggaaCTCATAGGCTCCATTAACACATAGGCACACACCAGCAAGTCAACACAAAATGTTTGTAGATGCACACATCAAACCATCACTAGATAGTTAGACTTGATATTAGATTCTATTAGCATTAGCCAAACCTAAGTATATACGTATGAGTCATGTGGACGCTGAACAGATTGACACCACATAACCGAAATCTAAAAGCACTGATAATTGAACAAAGTAACACTATGCTGAACATATTAATTTTGCAACCACAACTTGATGTATGAGTACCACTTTTGAACAGCAGCAGAAGCATACCAATCACGATGAGGAAAAACTGACATAGATTGATAATGCACGAAATCTAAAAATTCCCACCGCAGATGCTCGCACggtgaagcaaaaaaaaatagtacaaccaAGACCACCACATACTAAAAATTGAATGATGAGCTAATTTTTGCGGCGAATTGGAATAGACCGTGAGGCAAGCGCTTGTATCTACCTGAGGACGTCGAAGTCCTCGCCGGCCAGGACGGTGATGGAATCCAGATCGACGATGGAAAGATCCACCCATGTGAGCACCTCAATGCCTTCCATGGAGATTGACAGCGACATCTTCTCCTACAACAGAGTATGTGGGGGTGCCATGTTGTGTGGCGGCAGCGCGAGGAGAAGAGGTGTGGGGTTGGGATGCATGAAACTGGGGTTTTTCTTGGAGCCGCCCGTGATGCCAACTACTAGCGGTGGCCATCCCTTCTCCGATTCCCGCGCCACACCCAATCCTAAACCCTAACGCTTCTTCTCTGGCTGTGACCGGCGAGCTGCCGTGCTTCTCCCGTCAGCCTCCATGTTGGAtctgagagagagggggggaagGAGAAAAGACGTGGATGGAGGCCTCACGGGAGAAATGAAATGAGTGAACTAGAGTTTATGTGTGGATCTGAATATTCGCTCGTGTGGATGTAGGGGTGCATGTTCCTTGGACGCGTGTCCGTTCATTGCTAGCAGACGCGCGTTCGTCAAATAAGGATTTTGCAGATTTTATTTTCACCCCGAGCAGTTTCAAGAGTGATTTTGTTTAACATGGAGCCATATTAGCTGCAAGGTAGGTAAATAGTACTACGATGATAGTTCAGATATTATATTAACTTTTTcgttcaacaaaaaaaattgatttaaataattttttaaagggaaaagttcaaattactatCTCCAACCATCCGTGTAACTCCTAAAATATAAAACCATTTATTTAACCtttaatttttaattactaGTTTTTAAAAACTAATTTAATTTTTACCTTTGGTACCTAACTAACTAAAACTGATTTTGACCGAATTCGCTTGTTTTTTTGATCGGAATGGCCATATCGTCATCCATTAGGGCATGTACAACGGCAATAATTACGCCATCTATATACcatatattttgcaaaaatatctCTTGCAAGCTTGGAGACGAGCGGGGTCGTCGTCTCACGAGGCGACGACTGCGGCTCGTGCTCCCAGGCTCACGCGACGGCAGATGCAGCGTTGTACGGGCGGCGTCTCTAGGCTACGCGTGCTCGGGATCCAGTTGCGGCCGCACCTGGTGGCTGATCCATGGCACCAAAATCCTTCCCCGCCACCATATATATTCCACTACATCTCCATCTGCGTCTGTTCTCCCCCAGCAAGTCGAGTGCGCGGTGATGGAAGAGTGCTAGGGCGTGGCACCGGCAAGGAAGAGCAAGGACGTAGTCATGGTGGCAGGGTCCCAACCTTCACGGGTGGCAGCAATGGCTTGGTGGCGACGGATTCCTCCACACCTTCATCTGGCGCCATCGATTTATCCCCATTCGACAACAATCGAGGATGCACTGGTAGCCGGCCCGATTTCTCCTCATCTTTAGTGGCTTCATGCAACCACCTTGCTCTCTTGGATCGATTCCAGTGGCAGCACAACTAGGAAGGGAATGGAGAACGCAAGCAAGGGAGGAGAATCCGTGCTAGAATTATGTGTATAGCTTACCTGGTTGTTCATTTGTTCTGATTGCAATTGTGTGTATAGCTTCATTTCTGCACATATATATTACAAAGTAATGTTGTGAGAAGTGAGAAAATTGGAGAAGATGTGAGAAACCTTATTTTTTTCTATCCCTCGTATTGAACTTAGTTTCCTCTTatctatttttcaaaaaactgCAGTTCTGTTTTTGTGATTGCAATTCAGTTTCAGCTCTAATCTATGGAAAACTGAATGGCAGTTGCACTAATCTGTTGGTGGAATGATTTTGTTAGTGATGTTCTTTTGCAAAAAGTTTATATACCTGTCTTGCATGAACTAGAGATGAACTGAATGACATTCGGTTCTCAGtcctaaaatatttttctacaaattgAGTGGCTCTTGAATCATCCATTGCTGTTCTATCATATAGTAATTTCAGCACTTGTAGATATTAGTAATTATTGAAGATTCAATATATGTACAGATCTAGTAAACTGAATATTTGCACATATTACGTGTTGTGGTCTTATTTCTAGTGAACTGAACGCTTGCACATATTAAATAGCAATACAATGGTACACAAAATAATATTCATGAATGATCTTAGCTACATGCAAAGTATTAAACAGTTCGCAGACGAACCCTGTCTGTGGGTTGTATGGTCTATCTCTCTAGCTGTctgtacatcagattcgaggctCTTGGATACGGCCTCCCGTCAGTGGGTTGTGCATGCCCTTGTCCACATCTGCGGATGGCTTCTTCGTCCTACTGCAGTGGTTAccttttcctcctctcccttccatggcagagccgccgccacccttctcTCCTGCACTCTCCGCTCCTTGCTTCTCCTCCCACAAACAAAATGCGGGCAGCTGCAGCTCATCCGCTTCCCTTCCTTCCAATAGGATAGGAGTATAGTAGAGCAAGTGCACACGCCAGGACCAATCAAGCAGCAACCAGAAACTATCTGTTCCTCCAGCCCCTCACGTCAAGCACCAGAAAATCCAACCCAATCCCCCTGCTGCTCTTTGCCAAATCCCAAGCCATGGCGTGCTACTTCACTCCCCAATACTTGAATCGGCCACCACCAAGCAATCATTAATCCCAGTAGAAGAACAACAGCCGCAGCAAAGCGGCCTCAATCCCTCCCTGCATCTCTCAATAGCCTCCACTTGAGCAGGCAAGCACATCAGCAGCACGCCAGGGCCACGCCACCAACTCTAGCCCCGCGCTGACTCGCGTGTGCTGCAGAGATACTGGAGGCCTCAGCCACAGTGAGTGGCGGGATTATGAAAAGCGAGTGCGTGGCAAGGTGGTGAGCTGTTGCGGCAGCGGATCGCGAGCCGAGCAATGGGTTGCAGTAGGCTTTGTCAGCGGCGAGATGTCGTGGGCGGCTGCGCCGAGCAGGTATGAGGGCCGGCACCTGGCTAAGCTGCTGCAGGGAGCATATCGAGGTGAGTGGAGGGTTGCAGCAGGCTGCACCGGCGGCTTGAGGACAAGGGCTGCAATAGCAAGAGGAAGACATGGATAGCAGATGCATGTGTCGTGAGGGTAATAGTTGATGACAGGGCATCTGATTCATCAAAATAATCAAATCCACTGTCCACACGATCGAAACTAGTTTAAATTGAGCGCAAGGTGAAAATGAGCTGGTTTTGGAAATACTAGTGGAGATACCCGTGCCACACGCAAaggtttaaaaaaataataaaaataaacttGATCAAGCACACAGCTAGTACATCGATCACCTCACTTTGTTGTCACCGTTGAACAAATATTATGGTTTGGTCCATGTATGTTCATATTGATGAAAGCTATTATATCAAAGATATCCCAAACAAACTACCAACATTTTTAGATCACACGGATCTATTAGCAAGAAAGAATTATAAAGAAAAGAATTCTTTTGAATCTCTTCCAACATTTCTAGTTCCTGAAAATATAGAGCCAATCAGTCAAAACTCAGAACTACCAATTTATTTGGTcccattcattttatttctttccaAAAATTAAAATGTTCCGAATCATAAGAAAAGTGCTCTAAAATAATAAGAATATTGTACCAAATTTTCACCAATTCTAGAAATTCACCTAATCATAGGAGCAATGTATGGTAAACATatccttctcattttatttctttccatAAAATAACACGTACCAAATCTTAAGAAAACTATATTGCATCTTCCCAATTATATAGTAAGTTCTTTTGTTGAAACACCAAATCAAGAAGAGTGATTCTATAAATACATTCTTTTATTGAACCATCAAACCTCTACCTGCATCACATAGTTTTCAAAAATTGTCTTATATTTCGAGAATTCCCAGGAGTGAAGTATTTGCATGGAAACATCCACATTATCACATTGTATTTTTTAACAGTAGAAAAGCATTCATAGAACAAGAATACACAATGTTCGTGAATGTATGTATATACTTCCGTTCAATCTCTATTTCTCAAATGAAGTATTAGAACCGGAATAGGATAGTACAAATCTAAAGGACAAAGAATTTGTTCTAGAATCCACACTAATTTGGTGCATCCAATTAATAAACTACATTGTCACGATCAACCAATTTATGATATAATGTTTGTAGTTGCTATCGTAATATCCGATGGACTATAAAAACAACACAAGTGGGTCGCAAACATCTGTTGTCTTGTTTTGTGTGGCAAGCTCGGTACTGTAGAGATCGGCGAACGCCGAGCACGCGCCGCCAGAGGAGACGTCGACGTCGTCCTTGGCAAGCTGCTCCTTGCCGGCGAGGGCCAAGGTAACCGACATGCTGATGATAATGAGGATCTGATCCAAAAAAAAGGAGACAAAATTAAAACGCCAAAGATCCAAGCACGTTGAGAAGAAGCAATAACGAACACGCTACGAGACCGGAGGACGTGGAATTCAGAAGTTAGAGCTCACCACGGCAGTCAAGAAGGCACCCTTGAGATTTGCGCAGGCGTCGCAGCACGCCGCGGTCTTGAGCCACGGGAGCCACCTGATCAGTCAACCAGCGTCAAGAACACATCAGCAGCCGACGACCAGGGCAAACGCTTTGGGAAAAAAACAAACGAAAATGAATGTTTCTTTATGAGATGAAATCAGGCGACGTACTCGTGCCACTTCGCGTTGGCGCCGGACAAGTAGCCGAGGACGCTGCCGAGAGCCATCCACAAGGAGAAGATCGACTGGCCAACGTTGGGACCATGCTGCCCAGCTGCAGGAAACAACAGTCGCAACATTAGCATCACTAATTTTTGTCATCCGTGCTCATGCTTCATGTTAGCGTGATCAGGTTCAAATATCAGAACACGATCGAAGGAATTGCTCACCGGAAAGGTCTGCCATCATCGCGCGAGCCGGTCCCTGAAATGACAAAGATTCGCAAAATGGTTCAGGCTCATCTCTGTAAAATTCAGAAGGATTTGCATACGTGCTTGGAAGAGTGAACAGACGTACCTGGACGGTGTTGTTGGCGAAGTCGAGGAACCAGAAGCCGACGATgtagacggcggcggcggaccagCGGGAGCCTTTGGACGTGCTGCAGTGCTCCTTGGTGTCGCCGAGGTGGCGTCCGATGTCCGCCGAGAAGCCGATCATCATGACCTGGCCAGAGCACCAGCGTCATCAGTCAGTTAAAAAAGATCCGAGGAAAACGCTACTGCCGGTAGAAAGCCAACAAGGAATCGCCTTGGAAAAGACTGGCGTGATGTGTGCGCTTACAGAGAGGCAGATGATGATGCATCCGGCAAGGATgaagtgccgccgccggccaatcTTCGCCGTGCATCGGTCGCTGTAGTAGCCGACGATGGGTTGCACCTGCCAGCATAATCAATGAGCCCATTAATCCCGGGAATTGAGAAACAGCAAGGAGATGACTGGACGCACGATAACGGATCCCTTGGTAATTTATTTCTACCCTATCTTATCCTTCCGAAATGTACCTACCGGTAAAAACTCGGCAATTAATGCTACTCCATAAAGATGGAAATAAAATCGTACATGAGCCGTTTCATACGAGCGCGATATTTCGAGAGGATTAAGAAAGATAATTTTTTTGCATTTATCCGAATAAACGATAAGATCAAAATCGTAAAAGAAATGCATTTACCACAAATCCGGCCATAGGCCCGCAGATCCATGTCAGCGAGACGTAGCTGTGGGAGATCCTAAGAGTCTGCAGCGCACAGATAGATGAAAACAATGCCTACTCAAATCAAGtagacaaaagaaaacaaagcacACGGGGGAGCACGAAGAGATCGACGACAAGTAGCAGATGATATCTCATTCTCACCTGCGAGTATGGTGAGAGGAGGGAGAGCTGCAGCGCCCAGCCGTACTGGATGCCGCCGGAGACCATGCACGCCAGGAAGAGCCGGAAGATGCTCATCGACGGCTTCCAGCTCACATTGCTGTCGCCCTTCTCGCCAGCGAGGGTTACTACCGCCTCCACACTTCGCCGAACCTCCCATCTCTGGAAAAGAACtcccgggaggaggaggtggcatcAAATGGATTTATAGCTACaatgatgataaaaaaaagaaatgtgcGTTGATCGTGCATAATTGGATGCGCGGCGTCAAAAAGGAAATGGGAAATTTAAAAGTGCGTGATTGAGAGGCTCCAAAAGGAAACACCAACACGCGGTTGCCTAATATACGGAGCAaacaattgattgattgattaggAAACTAATCAATAAATTAGTGATTTACTTTCAATCAACGAAGTGATCGAGGGGCTCCAAAAGGAAACACCACCATGCAGTTGCAATACGTGGGACTAGCGggtagggaaaaaaaaaggcgcGGGCGGGATTTAGAACGGTTGATTACGACGAAATGAATCCCCCCTCCCCCGTCGTAATCTTCCGTAGGGGAACATCTGAACGGTGGACCCTCTGTGAGGAGTACGTAAGTATAACTCTGGGTGATAATTGACATCAATTCTCTCGATTCTTTATAGTATTTATAGTATAGATAAGAGGTTAAGTAAATGGTTTTATCGTTCAAAGGGACGGTCCCAAGGCTCGGCCAGCCAGGGCATCTGCCCGGGCTGCTCGACGCGCATGCACAGGTCAGATGGGTAGAAAAATACACACGACGGCAGCCAGCTCAAACAAACACTCGTACAAGTGGCAACCCAACACATAGAGCGAAGATGTCGATTCATTCTTCAGGGCTTCAGGCACAAGCCCACGCAATTGAACGCTACAAAGAGGCCGGGACACTGATCATGTGAGTGGCCGGTGGCTCGGCGGCACCGACGTGCGAGCAGCCTCGATGCCAGCAAGGTCCCTTGCTGCTGGTGTCATGCACTCACGACTTTTTATCAATCGTTATATTCGCCTAGGCTCTAGAATATTTCGGCCTCGTTTGGATAACAGGggtctaaactttagccttgtcacatcggatgttcggatgctaattaggaggactaaacatgagctaattacaaaactaatagcagaacccctaggctaaatcgcgagacgaactattaagcctaattaacccatcattagcgaatggttattgtagcaccacattatcaaatcatggactaatagattcgtctcacgatttagcctaaggattgtgcaattagttttgtaattaatatatgtttaatactcttaattagtgtctaaacatctgatgacaggggctaaagttctCACAACCACCCCCTTCAAGATCCACCGCTAGTTCAATGCGTTATGTAGATTTCAGCTATAGATGGGACATGATGGTGTTTGGATCCGAGAGAAGATGATTGAGAGTGGCAGAGGAGCGCAGCTCAATGAGTGCAGAAGCGCTCTGGCCGGAGCTTATAACGCTCTgttttatttttcctattttctttttatGTAAGTAGTACTCGAAAAATATTAAGTAATATGTTTGTAAAAGAATTATTTGGAAATTTTTTTGACACAAGTAGAGAGATGGCAAGCTCGCCTAGCTCAGGGGAGCTGtgatttattttctttctatttttatgTAAATAGTACAAGACAAAAAGAAATATCATCTAGCAAAATGGAGTGTGCTATACCTACCAAAATCCCAAGGTGGATTGGGAATTTCTGATTTATCAGTCAAAAATTAATGTATCCTTAGTAAGTGGCTTTATCAATTGCTTGATGTGTAGGTGTTTGGCAAAGGTTACTAAGAAACAAATACTTAAATGATAGATCCATCACCCCAAGCGAGCGGCAAAAAAATAGGAGATTCTCAATTCTGATATGGCATCATGAAAGTCATATATAATCATTTACAATATGGTAAATTTAGAGTCAATAATGGAACTCAAACTCGCTTCTGGAATGTACATGCCTGGGTAATCAACCATTACAAAAACAATATCCCTCGCTGTTGTAAGAAGGACGAATG
Above is a genomic segment from Setaria viridis chromosome 4, Setaria_viridis_v4.0, whole genome shotgun sequence containing:
- the LOC117853878 gene encoding sucrose transport protein SUT5, with amino-acid sequence MHACNRWRAVAQRWEVRRSVEAVVTLAGEKGDSNVSWKPSMSIFRLFLACMVSGGIQYGWALQLSLLSPYSQTLRISHSYVSLTWICGPMAGFVVQPIVGYYSDRCTAKIGRRRHFILAGCIIICLSVMMIGFSADIGRHLGDTKEHCSTSKGSRWSAAAVYIVGFWFLDFANNTVQGPARAMMADLSAGQHGPNVGQSIFSLWMALGSVLGYLSGANAKWHEWLPWLKTAACCDACANLKGAFLTAVILIIISMSVTLALAGKEQLAKDDVDVSSGGACSAFADLYSTELATQNKTTDVCDPLVLFL